From the genome of Cyanobacteria bacterium GSL.Bin1:
CTTAGATTATCCAAAAGGACCTTGTACGTTATTGTTACAACAAGACCAATTAGGACAGCCAATTCATGTGGTTTGGGGAATTCCCAAAGGCTATAACAAACCGGCAGTACTTGTGACTGCTTATCGACCCAGTTTAGACAACTGGGATAACACTTTTCTAAAGAGGCGAGACTAATGCAAAAACGAACAAAAACTAAGTATGTTCATCAAGGACAGTATGTGGCAGCAGTGGAAGTCACATTAATCGAAGATGAAACTGGATGGTCTCCCTATCTCAGCCGTGAAGAAGCTTACAAATTAGATGATGTAAGAGAAGCTCTCCGTAAGGGCGACTTGGAATCGGCAATGCAATATGGTCAAATCTATGAGCTTCGTCTGATCAGTTAGATTGAAATCATTTGTATGGCGCAAGCCATTGACCACAATGCTCAAGATTATATTCGCAAACACGCTGAAAAAATGTCACGGTGGGATCTGTCTTATTTGATCGCCGCAGAAATTTCATTACCGTTAGCCCTTCCGTCGGAAAATTATTTCCTGAATTATCAACTTTGGTTTCTAAGATTAAAAGTAAGCCTTAATTGAGCAATATTAACTGTATCGGAAAAAGGTTAATTATGATCATCAGCATCAAGCAACCGGCAGGAAAACGACTAACCTTTGAGCAATTTATTCAGGAATTACCCGATGAGGAAGGACACTATGAATTAGTCAATGGACAAATTATGCGGACGTTACCGACACGAAGACATGAAACCATTGCTGAATTTATCACTGATTGCTTTAAGGATGAAGTGAAACGTCTCAAACTCAACTACTTTGTTTCTGGCAGAATTATCAT
Proteins encoded in this window:
- a CDS encoding DUF4258 domain-containing protein → MSDFLEQVRDLIGDGEVRISEHAYDELVEDTLTVREVIAGVQDALVVEEYLDYPKGPCTLLLQQDQLGQPIHVVWGIPKGYNKPAVLVTAYRPSLDNWDNTFLKRRD